A window of Ictidomys tridecemlineatus isolate mIctTri1 chromosome 15, mIctTri1.hap1, whole genome shotgun sequence contains these coding sequences:
- the LOC144371100 gene encoding vomeronasal type-1 receptor 4-like, whose product MVSRNVTIGLMFLSQTAVGILGNFSLLYYYLVHSWNGCTLRSTDMILKHLMIANSLIILSKGIPQTITAFGLKYFLSDFGCKLILYIQRVGKSVSIFITCLLSIFQNITISPMNSCWMDLKEKTPKFIGFSISLCWILYMVVNSIFPLYMLTKWSRKNTTEKRDHGYCYVGRDKIIESLYAALFVFPEVVFSVLMIWSSGSMVLLLYRHKQRVQHIHSIKVSLRNSPESRATQRILVLVGTFVTFHTLSSLLSVHIALFSSPEGLLVNTNELISVCFPMVSPFILMSHESTACTLSRLCFVCIKTTKSCWVLWKTSIIPGTWKTETKELQVEGQAQLFSNTLSQK is encoded by the coding sequence ATGGTCTCCAGGAATGTGACAATAGGACTGATGTTCTTATCACAGACTGCTGTTGGAATTCTGGGAAATTTCTCtctgctttattattatttagtccATTCCTGGAATGGCTGTACCTTAAGGTCCACAGATATGATTCTCAAGCACCTGATGATAGCCAACTCCTTGATCATTCTCTCTAAAGGAATTCCCCAGACAATCACAGCTTTTGgcttgaaatattttctcagtgATTTTGGTTGCAAACTTATTTTGTATATTCAGCGAGTGGGCAAGAGTGTGTCCATTTTCATCACCTGCCTCTTGAGCATCTTCCAGAACATCACCATTAGCCCCATGAACTCCTGTTGGATGGATCTCAAAGAAAAAACTCCAAAGTTCATTGGCTTCTCCATTTCCCTCTGCTGGATCCTTTACATGGTGGTGaattccatttttcctctctatATGCTTACCAAATGGAGTAGGAAAAACAcaacagagaaaagagatcaTGGGTACTGTTATGTAGGTCGTGACAAAATCATAGAGTCATTATATGCAGCCTTATTTGTATTTCCTGAGGTTGTCTTTTCCGTGCTCATGATCTGGTCCAGTGGCTCCATGGTTCTCCTTCTGTACAGGCACAAGCAGAGGGTTCAGCACATTCACAGCATCAAAGTTTCCCTCAGAAACTCCCCTGAGTCCAGAGCCACCCAGAGAATCCTTGTCCTGGTGGGCACCTTTGTGACTTTCCACACCCTCTCCTCCCTATTAAGTGTTCATATTGCTCTATTTTCCAGCCCTGAAGGGTTGTTGGTGAACACCAATGAGCTAATATCAGTGTGTTTTCCCATGGTCAGCCCCTTTATTCTCATGAGCCATGAGTCCACTGCCTGCACTCTATCCAGGCTCTGCTTTGTTTGCATAAAAACCACAAAATCTTGCTGGGTGCTGTGGAAAACATCTATTATCCCAGGAACCTGGAAGACTGAGACAAAAGAATTACAAGTTGAAGGCCAGGCTCAACtatttagcaacaccctgtctcaaaaataa